The Lasioglossum baleicum unplaced genomic scaffold, iyLasBale1 scaffold0021, whole genome shotgun sequence genome contains a region encoding:
- the LOC143219007 gene encoding uncharacterized protein LOC143219007 isoform X1, translating into MALFTVAHCKGETKIDHSPLENIDKSKLKIKLFSTMMLVGLQLYCIENGDTSFPLDKRMELAEKIKNKINQMTNYLLRKDAKEFKMLGLALLDYESTLKKGQFSLEFNKSLAKAIIYYYRKLALGDLRPLDTKYMTGPTKDQYRYITTVTSVLDDYFEVRRNSNSLYTISRGIGSILESIKVEGTTADEKRLAVQEALRRSGEYLKGTKDTPNLDGKLGTELKMEGIPVANLITFRNTLIHKHLFPLIENETVDKISEDLTVVKYIINNEIDKLTSEFISRIIDQNFKKIEVFYESFKDILSIKMPDKSIPDIISALESIKKGNSYMSLRNNGKALIDEIYENAKQIDNLGFPSRETNNSEFIRFIIDQNFGKIQDKSFKNIVKYNDKLNMTDEKKSIRGIISALESIKKENSYMTLKKKDKALIDEIYENAKQINSPRKTNNSEFIRFIIHQNFGKIQDESFKNIVKNDKSLNMTDKKKSIPDIISALELIKRENSYKSLTNNDKALIDGIYENAKQINPQRFPSRETNNSNKPVKKYWASSLAEATKDSNTIEKLRKKVGTDVIKNVKGVKSQAIQILFYGIIDGIDGEPRSQSLQLALEQHLLKNQVQESDAAEAIKHLGKFYSKKIKSEFYLLKTLKNDYAIRSQILNLYDVVQRNDDLVNTGSKYQWTAARMRNYLSHGSTLVTIEEDTVFTKDFAKLVREAFIGELEKVEDITMVTIEQAIERVITKDAVTLPKEVLEVLGRVRVLICGDTGLSRRRRSVKSCLEWTEIDKFSKGGAANRDPDNIIIDSKKFIETISNERGANKEKFSNFIALASESEVIGDYKDKVNMLTNNHKYISHLNRAGKVSGRVMHGMFAKDIIGAVLRKDYVGAAEMAGFFGVSYGLTEVAEVASRKGASFILKGKPWIGYPLRIGTPFIARFLSVLTARDLYNQVKRYQEGHKDALVPIILDSAQLGVDVILVGLEIGAVAGVASLQGISAATGPIGIIVGATIFVVYDGIMTVQTVRKIDEQIDLTGWEMFSEGLRAFFVIQPSEKIERLIEEKGANNAAVNLTISYLESNSDIQRYVFPSIRVVEHDSEIILDNVVLLDQKRYDIKWSRTRPDVLKEVDLFCLPKGNWETVSTNGTYYCDGAIGVEYKNNRTGNYTLIRLGDGTDRVKGFQESSNIFVLGDGHKEMTGGNKDDDFSFENKSVNALVDREIKGSIDGGGGINTIDVGNLTPHDEGSNGGGRYQVSADFRQGILKVGNSNVALHISNINKFLGRTGRVDHVVPACDTKYMDGKGGENKNDLDSITIPKDDACFYDTSIVVNPYTKVTNSAINGKFSYFVKGEKGKEAYIDLGRNSQSNNAFVFNYTLTDIAAIDKSEENITFSFVEEFYKREKEVNVDSSFHLTVSGADENTTTYNLIDSTKIVMAKPNIVYAIQNTEKSIDSLVKDYSSIAERSQMYVIVYSNGEVLIIGHSHDNILMNEPKARVTHLVGGSGENLYVVASGYEKLTLAKLPVPDVIIYDFDRENQVDTLDLRNIKEQMIQDIDREINTKVSKINSDLLINLCLDDASKKEVVKIRLKGALENNWYKRVNIVIDSIFVIEEILEEFELTPQPLIFDDNSQTIYVISPKDVAEGNKIRVKKEIGDYTFARDNDALIITNSLSSSADKNNLSIIILYDFYYEKNQDKMLTLKIEFNDKKIFLRKDKKRISSAGSFSELTKKVDIDSNDAVMYEIQKQKLFEAIERNNIGDVKELINHGVSIDAKNNDGQTPLHYAAKSDKLEVVKYLIEEKGANVNVKDNDGQTPLHSAAKSDKLEVVKYLIEEKGANVNAKDNHGQTPLHSAAKSDKLEVIKYLIEEKGANVNVKDDDGRTLLHSAAKTCRLEIVKYLIEEKRVDFNVKDNYGITPLHYAAMNDGLEVVKYFIDKKQVDFNVGDMYKITPLHYAAMYNGLEVVKYLIEEKTADINVKDDSGMVVLYYAAAGNNIEVVRYLTEKQNANMNVTDNAAKTPLHYAAQSGKLEVVKYLIEEKGANANVKDNEGQTPLHHAANSDNLEVVKYFIEEKHIDFNVKDNYGITPLHYAADHGKLEVVRYLIEGKNANINVKDNDGQTPLHHAADHSKLEVVKYLIEKSADVNVRDNEGRTSLHYAAYSYKPKVVKYLIEKGAKIDLKGNGELPLEILERGGHRSLADSIIKELTERLFYAVKYDDFGEVQGLINQGVSVNVKNSDGQTLLQYAVSNGKLKVVKYLAEKGADVNERNVSGDAPLHDAVRMGNLEVLKCLVEKGADVNVKDNYRLTPLHYAVVYNRLEILKYLVEEKTADINVKDSSGMVVLHHAAATNNIEVVRYLIEKNNANINVTDNAGKTTLQYAAESGKIEVIKYLIEEKGANANVKDNFGLTPLHYATNSDKLEVVKYFIEEKHIDFNVKDNYGLTTLHYAADHGKLEIVKYLIEKGADVNVRDNEGRTSLHYAAYSYKPKVVKYLIEKGAKIDLKGNGELPLEILERRGHRSLADSIIKELTERLFDAVKYDDFSKVQGLINQGVSVNVKNSDGQTLLQYAVSNGKPKIEKYLVEIGATLSHAAARYNMQEIAKCLEEEGADVNVKDSFGVTTNKLKAILKYLLEEGADVNGKDYSGSTLLDMAVWFNMQEIVKCLVEKGADVNVKSSSGSTPLFSAGLNNNPKLAKYLIEKGADVNVKDNLGSTVLHYAAQNQMSYMVEWLVENGADINVTNGRGQTPLDLARVNRFSASVYYLEKKLNEKREKRPQRKRRHHHGDRNRHHSSHRPLTIDSSNQPGIATSNASQKSSWINDLVGWVKNSIGGLLGSRAALSETSANYSNTAKNYGNQYTSQFSSEVCINNNVGLGFFLLQSFLDKKYPLPKFCSLTYEEALANTMNIVGEFEKTLEKTAKQSGVLIKDVNFFRVYLDMADHVWNERYSQIPNTLYSAAKEACPKNEKFLSILKGNIEKMLDRQQTVNSNNHEQGIANVDNKIPPFSLNSIVVEPANDIGLIGVTCADQVA; encoded by the coding sequence TTTACTATTACAGGAAACTAGCATTAGGAGACCTAAGACCGCTTGATACAAAATATATGACAGGGCCTACAAAAGATCAGTATAGGTATATAACTACGGTAACATCAGTACTAGATGATTACTTTGAGGTAAGGAGAAATTCAAATTCTCTTTATACGATATCTCGAGGAATTGGGTCGATTTTAGAAAGTATAAAAGTTGAAGGGACAACTGCTGATGAAAAAAGATTAGCTGTACAAGAAGCTCTTCGTCGTAGTGGCGAATACCTGAAGGGTACAAAAGACACTCCGAACTTAGACGGTAAGCTCGGAACAGAGTTGAAAATGGAAGGCATACCGGTTGCAAATTTAATTACATTTAGAAATACGTTAatacataaacatttatttcctCTGATAGAAAACGAAACAGTTGATAAAATCAGTGAAGATTTAACTgttgttaaatatattattaataatgaaatAGACAAATTGACAAGTGAGTTTATTAGCCGTATCATTGatcaaaatttcaagaaaatcgaaGTCTTTTATGAGTCTTTTAAGGATATTTTAAGCATAAAAATGCCAGATAAATCTATACCTGACATTATTTCGGCTCTTGAATCAATAAAGAAAGGAAATAGTTATATGTCTCTGAGAAACAACGGTAAAGCGTTAATAGATGAGATTTATGAAAATGCTAAACAGATAGATAATCTGGGCTTTCCTTCAAGGGAAACTAATAACAGTGAGTTTATTAGGTTTATCATTGATCAAAATTTCGGGAAAATCCAAGATAAGTCTTTCAAGAATATAGTAAAATATAACGATAAATTAAATATGACAGATGAAAAAAAATCTATACGTGGCATTATTTCGGCTCTTGAatcaataaagaaagaaaatagttaTATGACTCTGAAAAAAAAGGATAAAGCGTTAATAGATGAGATTTATGAAAATGCTAAACAGATAAATTCTCCAAGGAAAACTAATAACAGTGAGTTTATTAGGTTTATCATTCATCAAAATTTCGGGAAAATCCAAGATGAGTCTTTTAAGAATATAGTAAAAAATGACAAGAGTTTAAATATGACAGATAAAAAAAAGTCTATACCTGACATTATTTCGGCTCTTGAATTAATAAAGAGAGAAAATAGTTATAAGTCTCTGACAAACAACGATAAAGCGTTAATAGATGGGATTTATGAGAATGCTAAACAGATAAATCCTCAGCGCTTTCCTTCAAGGGAAACTAATAACAGTAACAAACCAGTGAAAAAGTACTGGGCTTCATCACTTGCAGAAGCTACTAAGGATTCTAATACCATAGAGAAGTTACGTAAAAAGGTTGGGACTGatgtaattaaaaatgttaaaggaGTAAAGTCACAAGCAATTCAGATATTATTTTATGGAATAATTGACGGAATAGATGGTGAACCGCGTAGTCAATCATTACAATTAGCACTCGAACAACATCTTCTAAAAAATCAGGTCCAAGAAAGCGATGCAGCAGAAGCAATAAAGCATTTAGGAAAGTTCTattcaaagaaaataaaatCTGAGTTTTATTTGTTGAAAACACTGAAGAACGACTACGCAATCCGGTCTCAGATTCTTAATTTGTACGATGTAGTACAAAGAAATGACGATCTTGTGAACACGGGAAGCAAATATCAATGGACAGCAGCAAGAATGCGTAATTACCTTTCACATGGTAGTACACTTGTTACTATTGAAGAAGATACTGTGTTCACAAAAGATTTTGCCAAGTTGGTAAGGGAAGCATTTATAGGTGAATTAGAAAAAGTAGAAGATATTACAATGGTAACAATTGAACAAGCGATTGAAAGGGTTATAACAAAAGACGCAGTAACACTTCCTAAAGAAGTATTAGAAGTATTAGGAAGAGTAAGAGTTTTAATTTGTGGTGATACTGGCCTGTCTAGAAGACGTAGGTCTGTAAAGAGTTGCTTAGAATGGACAGAAATAGACAAATTTAGTAAAGGAGGGGCTGCAAATAGAGATCCTGATAACATTATAATAGATAGTAAAAAGTTTATTGAAACTATCTCAAATGAACGTGGGGCAAATAAGGAAaagttttctaatttcattgctttagCAAGTGAAAGTGAAGTTATAGGTGACTATAAAGATAAGGTGAACATGCTCACGAATAATCACAAGTACATTAGTCATTTAAATAGAGCAGGAAAAGTCAGTGGTAGAGTTATGCATGGAATGTTTGCAAAAGATATAATTGGTGCTGTATTGAGGAAAGATTATGTAGGTGCTGCGGAAATGGCAGGTTTTTTTGGTGTTAGTTACGGATTAACAGAAGTTGCAGAGGTAGCATCTAGGAAAGGGGCAAGTTTTATCTTAAAAGGTAAACCATGGATTGGTTACCCGCTAAGGATTGGCACTCCATTTATTGCAAGGTTTCTTAGTGTTTTGACTGCACGTGATTTGTATAATCAAGTGAAACGATATCAAGAAGGTCATAAAGATGCTTTAGTTCCTATCATACTGGATAGTGCGCAGCTTGGGGTAGATGTTATTCTAGTTGGACTAGAGATTGGAGCAGTAGCAGGAGTAGCATCATTGCAGGGAATTTCTGCAGCAACTGGTCCTATAGGAATAATAGTAGGAGCTACAATATTTGTAGTATATGATGGTATAATGACAGTACAAACAGTTCGGAAAATTGATGAGCAAATTGACCTAACTGGATGGGAAATGTTTAGTGAAGGGTTGCGTGCTTTTTTTGTTATACAACCTtcggaaaaaatcgaaaggTTAATCGAAGAGAAAGGAGCAAATAATGCAGCAGTCAACCTTACGATAAGCTATCTTGAAAGTAATTCGGACATTCAAAGATATGTTTTCCCTAGTATAAGGGTTGTTGAACATGACAGCGAAATAATTTTGGATAATGTAGTGTTGCTAGATCAAAAGAGATATGATATAAAATGGAGTAGAACAAGGCCAGATGTTTTAAAAGAAGTTGATTTGTTTTGTCTACCTAAAGGGAACTGGGAAACTGTTTCAACGAATGGAACTTATTACTGCGATGGTGCGATTGGTGTAGAGTATAAAAATAATAGGACTGGAAACTATACCTTGATAAGACTTGGTGATGGTACGGATAGAGTAAAGGGCTTTCAAGAGAGTagcaatatttttgttttaggTGATGGGCATAAAGAAATGACTGGGGGAAATAAAGATGATGACTTTAGTTTTGAAAACAAGAGTGTTAATGCACTTGTAGATAGAGAAATTAAAGGTTCTATAGATGGGGGTGGAGGAATTAATACAATTGATGTCGGTAATCTCACTCCACATGATGAGGGAAGTAACGGAGGAGGTAGGTACCAAGTGTCTGCTGATTTTCGTCAGGGAATTTTAAAAGTTGGGAATTCTAATGTTGCTCTTCATAtaagtaatataaataaattcttggGGAGAACAGGTAGAGTAGATCATGTGGTACCTGCCTGTGATACTAAGTATATGGATGGTAAAGgaggagaaaataaaaatgatttagaTAGCATTACAATTCCAAAAGATGATGCATGTTTTTATGATACTTCCATTGTAGTTAATCCTTACACTAAGGTTACTAATAGTGCAATTAATGGTAAGTTTAGTTATTTTGTAAAAGGAGAGAAGGGAAAGGAAGCATATATTGATTTAGGTCGAAATTCACAAAGTAACAATGCGTTTGTTTTTAACTACACACTAACAGATATTGCTGCTATCGATAAATCTGAGGAAAATATAACTTTTAGCTTTGTAGAAGAATTCTACAAAAGAGAAAAGGAAGTAAATGTGGATAGCAGTTTTCATTTAACTGTTAGTGGTGCCGATGAAAACACAACTACGTATAATCTAATTGATAGTACCAAAATTGTAATGGCTAAGCCAAATATTGTGTATGCAATACAAAACACAGAAAAGTCAATTGACAGTCTCGTGAAAGACTACTCTTCTATAGCAGAACGGTCACAAATGTATGTTATTGTATATTCGAACGGTGAAGTTCTTATAATTGGACATAGTCATGATAATATATTGATGAATGAACCTAAGGCAAGAGTAACTCACTTAGTTGGTGGCAGTGGTGAGAATTTATATGTTGTTGCTTCAGGTTATGAAAAATTAACTCTTGCAAAGCTTCCAGTTCCTGATGTGATAATTTATGATTTTGATCGAGAGAACCAAGTAGATACTTTGGATCTACGTAATATAAAGGAACAAATGATACAGGATATTGATAGAGAAATCAACACAAAGGTTAGTAAAATTAATAGTGATTTACTGATTAATTTATGTCTCGATGATGCATCTAAAAAGGAGGTAGTTAAGATAAGATTAAAAGGTGCATTAGAGAATAATTGGTACAAGAGAGTAAATATAGTAATCGATAGCATATTCGTAATCGAAGAGATTCTAGAAGAATTTGAATTAACTCCACAACCTTTAATTTTCGATGATAATAGTCAAACTATTTATGTGATAAGTCCAAAAGATGTGGCGGAAGGAAACAAGATAAGAGTAAAGAAAGAGATAGGAGATTATACGTTTGCTCGTGATAACGATGCTTTAATTATAACCAACTCTTTGAGTTCTAGCGCTGATAAAAATAACCtttctattattatattatatgatttttattatgagaaaaatcaagACAAGATGCTGACTCTAAAAATAGAGTTTAATGATAAGAAGATATTTTTACGGAAGGACAAGAAAAGGATAAGTAGTGCTGGGAGCTTTAGTGAATTAACGAAGAAAGTTGATATTGACAGCAATGACGCTGTTATGTATGAGATACAGAAACAAAAACTGTTTGAAGCAATCGAGAGAAATAATATTGGTGATGTCAAGGAGCTTATTAATCATGGTGTTAGTATTGATGCTAAAAACAATGATGGGCAGACACCATTGCACTATGCTGCTAAGAGTGACAAGCTAGAGGTGGTAAAATACCTTATAGAAGAAAAAGGTGCTAATGTTAATGTAAAGGATAATGATGGACAAACACCTTTGCACTCTGCTGCCAAGAGTGACAAGCTAGAAGTAGTAAAATACCTTATAGAAGAAAAAGGTGCTAATGTTAATGCAAAGGATAATCATGGGCAGACACCGTTGCACTCTGCTGCCAAGAGTGACAAGCTAGAGGTGATAAAATACCTTATAGAAGAAAAAGGTGCTAATGTTAATGTAAAGGATGATGATGGGCGAACACTTCTGCACTCTGCTGCTAAGACTTGTAGGCTAGAGATAGTAAAATACCTTATAGAAGAGAAACGCGTTGATTTTAATGTAAAGGATAATTATGGCATTACACCTCTGCATTATGCTGCTATGAATGATGGACTAGAAGTAGTAAAATACTTTATAGACAAGAAACAAGTTGATTTTAATGTAGGGGATATGTATAAGATTACACCTTTGCATTATGCTGCTATGTATAATGGACTAGAAGTAGTAAAATACCTTATAGAAGAAAAAACAGCTGATATTAATGTGAAGGATGATTCTGGAATGGTGGTTTTGTACTATGCTGCTGCTGGAAATAATATAGAGGTAGTACGATACCTTACAGAAAAGCAAAACGCTAATATGAATGTAACGGATAATGCTGCCAAGACACCTTTGCACTATGCTGCTCAGAGTGGCAAGCTAGAAGTAGTAAAATACCTTATAGAAGAAAAAGGTGCTAATGCTAATGTAAAGGATAATGAAGGGCAGACACCGTTGCACCATGCTGCTAACAGTGACAACCTAGAAGTAGTAAAATACTTTATAGAAGAGAAACACATTGATTTTAATGTAAAGGATAATTATGGGATTACACCTTTGCACTATGCTGCTGACCATGGTAAGCTAGAGGTAGTACGATACCTTATAGAAGGGAAAAACgctaatattaatgtaaaggaTAATGATGGGCAGACACCTTTGCACCATGCTGCTGATCATAGCAAGCTAGAAGTAGTAAAATACCTTATAGAGAAAAGTGCTGATGTTAATGTACGGGATAATGAAGGTAGAACATCTTTGCACTATGCTGCTTACAGTTATAAACCAAAGGTAGTGAAATACCTTATAGAGAAAGGCGCTAAGATTGACTTGAAAGGTAATGGTGAATTACCCTTAGAGATTCTGGAAAGAGGAGGTCATAGAAgtttagcagattccattattaAAGAATTAACAGAGAGATTGTTTTATGCAGTAAAATATGATGATTTTGGTGAAGTTCAGGGTCTTATAAATCAAGGAGTTAGTGTTAACGTCAAAAATAGTGACGGGCAAACACTTTTGCAATATGCTGTTAGTAATGGTAAGCTAAAAGTAGTAAAATACCTTGCAGAGAAAGGTGCTGACGTTAATGAGAGGAATGTTTCTGGAGATGCGCCTTTACATGATGCTGTTAGGATGGGCAATCTGGAAGTATTAAAATGCCTTGTAGAGAAAGGTGCTGATGTTAACGTAAAGGATAATTACAGGCTTACACCTTTGCATTATGCTGTTGTGTATAATAgactagaaatattaaaataccttGTAGAAGAAAAAACAGCTGATATTAATGTGAAGGATAGTTCTGGAATGGTGGTTTTGCACCATGCTGCTGCTACAAATAATATAGAGGTAGTACGATACCTTATAGAGAAGAATAACgctaatattaatgtaacggaTAATGCTGGCAAGACAACTTTGCAGTATGCTGCTGAGAGTGGCAAGATAGAAGTAATAAAATACCTTATAGAAGAAAAAGGTGCTAATGCTAATGTAAAGGATAATTTTGGGCTGACACCTTTGCACTATGCTACTAACAGTGACAAGCTAGAAGTAGTCAAATACTTTATAGAAGAGAAACACATTGATTTTAATGTAAAGGATAATTATGGGCTGACAACTTTGCACTATGCTGCTGATCATGGTAAGCTAGAGATAGTGAAATACCTTATAGAGAAAGGTGCTGATGTTAATGTACGGGATAATGAAGGTAGAACATCTTTGCACTATGCTGCTTACAGTTATAAACCAAAGGTAGTGAAATACCTTATAGAGAAAGGCGCTAAGATTGACTTGAAAGGTAATGGTGAATTACCCTTAGAGATTCTGGAAAGAAGAGGTCATAGAAgtttagcagattccattattaAAGAATTAACAGAGAGGTTGTTTGATGCAGTAAAATATGATGATTTTAGTAAAGTTCAGGGTCTTATAAATCAAGGAGTTAGTGTTAACGTCAAAAATAGTGACGGGCAAACACTTTTGCAATATGCTGTTAGTAATGGTAAgccaaaaatagaaaaatacctTGTAGAGATAGGTGCAACACTTTCGCACGCTGCTGCTAGGTATAATATGCAAGAGATAGCAAAATGCCTCGAAGAGGAAGGTGCCGATGTTAATGTAAAGGATAGTTTTGGTGTTACGACTAATAAACTAAAAGCGATACTAAAATACCTTCTAGAGGAAGGTGCTGATGTTAATGGAAAGGATTATTCTGGTAGTACACTTTTGGACATGGCTGTTTGGTTTAATATGCAAGAGATAGTAAAATGCCTCGTAGAGAAAGGTGCCGATGTTAATGTAAAGAGTAGTTCTGGTTCAACACCTTTGTTCTCTGCTGGTTTGAATAATAACCCAAAGCTAGCAAAATACCTTATAGAGAAAGGTGCTGATGTTAATGTAAAGGATAATTTGGGTTCAACAGTTTTGCATTATGCTGCTCAGAATCAAATGTCATATATGGTAGAATGGCTCGTAGAGAACGGTGCTGATATTAATGTAACCAATGGTCGTGGACAAACACCTTTGGATTTAGCTCGTGTTAACAGATTTAGTGCTTCTGTATATTATTTAGAGAAAAAACTTAATGAAAAACGAGAAAAGCGTCCACAACGCAAACGTCGTCATCATCATGGAGATCGTAATCGTCATCACTCATCGCATAGGCCTCTTACTATAGACTCAAGTAATCAACCTGGAATAGCAACAAGCAATGCAAGTCAAAAATCTTCATGGATAAATGATTTAGTTGGTTGGGTAAAAAACTCTATAGGTGGGCTATTAGGTTCTAGAGCTGCTCTGTCTGAAACTTCAGCAAATTATTCTAATACAGCAAAAAATTATGGTAACCAGTACACTAGCCAATTTAGCAGTGAAGTTTGTATCAATAACAATGTTGGTTTAGGATTTTTCTTATTACAAAGTTTCCTAGATAAAAAATATCCTCTTCCTAAGTTCTGTTCCTTGACCTATGAAGAAGCTCTGGCTAACACAATGAATATCGTAGGAGAATTTGAAAAGACACTTGAAAAAACAGCTAAACAATCTGGTGTGTTAATAAAAGATGTTAACTTTTTTAGAGTATATTTAGATATGGCAGACCATGTGTGGAACGAGAGGTATTCTCAAATCCCAAATACTTTATATTCAGCTGCAAAAGAAGCTTGTCCGAAAAATGAGAAGTTTCTGAGTATTTTAAAAGGCAATATTGAAAAGATGCTAGATAGGCAGCAAACGGTTAACAGTAATAATCACGAGCAAGGTATAGCTAATGTGGATAATAAAATACCTCCATTTTCACTTAATAGCATTGTTGTAGAACCTGCGAATGACATAGGCTTGATAGGGGTTACTTGTGCAGATCAAGTTGCTTAA